In Phreatobacter cathodiphilus, the genomic window CGCCGGCCCGGCACTCTCGCCGCCCAGCCGGGCGAGGCCTTCGCGGCCCTCGCCCCCCACGCCCGCCCGTCACTCTTTCCCGCCGCATCGTCCTGAGCCCTGACCGGCCGTTCCCACGAGGAGTATCCCGCATGACCAAGCTCAACCGCCGCGACATCCTGGCCGGCGCCGGCGCGCTCGGCCTCGCCGGGCTCCTGCCCGGCGCCGCCCGCGCCTCCGGCAGCGTCACCGCCGCCATCTATCCCGGCACCTGGGAGGAGGCCTATCGCGCCGTCGTCGCCCCGGCGCTGAAGAAGGCCGCCAATGTCGACATCGCCTTCGACTCGCTCTTCGCGGTCGACCAGGTGGCCAAGGTCCGCGCCGCCCGCGGCGTGCCGCCCTTCGACTGCTTCGTGCTGGATCCCGGCCCGGCCGCCGCCGCCCAGGCCGCCGGCCTCTTCGAGCCGATCGACGCCTCCAAGCTGACCAACGCCGCGAAGGTTCCCGCCGGACTGATCAAGTCCCATGGCGTCACCTGCAACGCCCAGGTCGTCGGCATCGCCTACAATCCGAAGAAGTTCCCGACGCCGCCCAAGGCCTGGACCGACCTCTTCACCGCGCCCTATGTGGAGCGCCTCGGCCTCACCGGATTCCAGACCACCTTCGGCACCGTCTCGCTCATCGAGATGTGCAAGGCCTTCGGCGGTTCCGAGACCAATATGGAGCCGATCTTCGCCGAGCTGAAGAAGGCCGTGTCCAAGGCCGCCGCCGTCGCTGCCCCCGCCGCCATGCCCGGCCTGTTCCAGCAGGGCCAGATCGACGTCATGTACACCAACACCAACACGGTCGCGATCCTGAAGGGCCGCGGCGTCGACATCGCCTTCGCCACGCCCGCTTCCGGCGCCATCACCTTCCAGACGACGCTGCACATCGTGAAGGGC contains:
- a CDS encoding extracellular solute-binding protein; this translates as MTKLNRRDILAGAGALGLAGLLPGAARASGSVTAAIYPGTWEEAYRAVVAPALKKAANVDIAFDSLFAVDQVAKVRAARGVPPFDCFVLDPGPAAAAQAAGLFEPIDASKLTNAAKVPAGLIKSHGVTCNAQVVGIAYNPKKFPTPPKAWTDLFTAPYVERLGLTGFQTTFGTVSLIEMCKAFGGSETNMEPIFAELKKAVSKAAAVAAPAAMPGLFQQGQIDVMYTNTNTVAILKGRGVDIAFATPASGAITFQTTLHIVKGAENVANAYKYIDTAISAEVQNQLQRSPYNMIPINKDVTFVDTLDVKSIDDLSKMVTHDWTKINPQRAAWIERFNKEITK